Part of the Pseudomonadota bacterium genome, GACCCCGCGCAATACGTCGATCTCCGCCGCGACCGAGATCCTTGCTGCGCTGCGAAAACATCTCGGCAACAAAGCGCAAGGGAGGCGAGGTCGGTGACGGCGCTGCGTCGAGCACGGCCCGCAGCAAGCGCGCCTCTCGATCGGCGTCGTCGAATCGCCCCTCGATGTCCGCCGCGTCGACGCGCTGCGCAAGAACGGCCGCCGCCACCTCGAGATCGGTGCTGAGCGGCATGGTCCCACAGCCGTGATACATGACGAAGAACGTGACCGGGCGTGGCACCTCGAGGGTTCCCGCGTAGACGCGAAGCCCTGTCGTGCTCAGCTCCGCAAGCGCGGGGGGAGGATCCGGCAGAACGCCCTTGGCCTGCGGATAGCCTGCGGCCAGCATGGCGTCACGAACAAGGAAGCGAAGCTGGCTGTCGATGGCAGGGGGAATGGCCCCCCTCTCCAGCAGCACCTTGCGCCCCGCCTGGAGCGCGGCGGTGGCGTCGACACCATCGAGGCGCAGGCGTATCGCCCGGCTCAAGCGCGTCACATAGTCTACCAGGTGGGGAAATCGCGCCCGAATGGAAGGCGACTGGATCACACGCCCCGGACTCTTCTCGAGCTGCGAGAGAAGATCGCGGGCGGCGCCTTCGTCGACCCGAACGGCCATGAGATGCACGACACTGAAGCTGAGCACCGCCGCCAGGGCGAATCCCCCACCCACCAGGCCCGACAGCAGCCGCCGCCCTCGCGCTGCGCGGGACGCCCAGATGGTCAAGACCGCCGCCAGCAACGCCATCACGCCTGTTGCGACCTCTCCCCTGCTCTCGCCACCCACAAGCGCACTGGGCAGTTCGACGAACCGCTGGACAAGCTGCGCAATGACGCTGCTCACGCCCTGCCGTGACGTGCCCAGCAGGCGTCCCGTCCATATCCACCCTGCCGCAAGCAGCACCCAGAAGAGCGCCCCGACGGCCAGCGCTCCCCCGCTGGCGCGGTCCTGACCCAGGGCCTCGCGCTCCTGAAGGCGATCCATCCAGCGGTGCAGCAGCAGAAAGACCGCCCCCAGCGAGAATCCCACCCAGATCAAGGCCTTTGTCACCAGCGCCCGCTCAGCGGCTGTCGTATCCGCAAGGAACCCCATGATGAGCGCACTCGCGGGGAAGCCAAAATAACCGGCGAGCAGCATGGGACGAACCCGCTGGCGCTGACGCGGAGAGAGCAAGGTGCAGAAGAGCAGCAGCGTGGCGTTGCTCGCCAGGGCAAGCGCACCCGGCCACAGCGCATCGAGCGCGCCCCCTCCGCTGAAATCGGTCTGCCCATCGGTGAACCAGAGCAGGGGCACGGACAGAGCGAGGGCGACAAAACCGGCAAAGCCCAGCGCGTCAGCGCGCCTGAGCTTGACTGCGGCGACTGCCGACAAGATCGTCGCCCCTGTCAGAAGCGCAAGCGCCGTCCACAGCAAGCGCTGCTCGGCCGTCATCGTCTGCATCTGGGAGAACGCGCCCGCACCCGCCATGCCTCCGAAGAGCAGCACGATCAATCCAAGGAGCGCGGGGGGCAGCGACTGCACGAACGTGGGACGAAACGCCACCGTGAGCGGAACGGTGACACTCGCCTGCGGAATCGAGAAGGCCAGGGCGCTCTGCACCATCTCGCCCCGAGGGAAGCGGTCGTTTCGCAGCTTCACGCGCACGCGCCCACGCGCCGCGGTGAAGCGCGCAGGCTCGATGATCACGCCGTCGTGCGGACACGAGACCGTGCACTCGGCGGCTTCTCCGCCGACCACGTGCACGTCGACCGCGCGAACGTGCTCTCCCCGCCTCGCCAGGTCGTCGAAGCTCAGCTCACGAGGCTGCACCACGAGCCCCACGCTGCGCGTCACCTCGGCGATGGAGACCTCTCCCCGAAGCACGCGGGCCATGTCGCTGGCCGTCTGGAAGCGGTTCTCCGGCTTGATCTCGAGGGCACGCTGCAGCACCTGTTCGAACAGGGTCGACACCGACGGATTCACCATCGATACCGGCTCGAAGGCGAACGGGCTCAAGGCCGGGTCGCGCAGCGTGAGCAGGTAGTGCAGCGTCGCCCCCAGGCTGTACAGATCAGACCTCGGATCGCTCTGTCGCTGGCGGAACTGCTCCGGGGCCGCAAATCCGGGGGTACCCATGAAGACCGTGTCCTGCGACTTCACCGGATTGAACAGGCGCGCGATGCCGAAGTCGACGAAGCGGATGCCCACCGCTGGATCGATCATGAGGTTCTCGGGCTTGATGTCACGGAAGATGATGGGCGGCGACTGTCCGTGCAGGTACTCGAGCACCTCGAGCACCTGCAGCGCCCAGGCGTGACAGGTTGCCTCGTCAAAGGGGCTGCAGGCTGCGGTGATGCGCGAGGCCAGGGTCTCGCCCTCGATGCGCTCCATCACCATGTAGTCGCCCCCCTGCCAGTGAAAGGCGTCGACCACACGCGGCAGCCGAGGATGCGAG contains:
- a CDS encoding serine/threonine protein kinase, which produces MLNPEQVVNDRYVVIRTLGRGGLSVVYEVRDLTLPQTLALKAFTPPRMGADELAQVRAAFQREVEILSRLSHPRLPRVVDAFHWQGGDYMVMERIEGETLASRITAACSPFDEATCHAWALQVLEVLEYLHGQSPPIIFRDIKPENLMIDPAVGIRFVDFGIARLFNPVKSQDTVFMGTPGFAAPEQFRQRQSDPRSDLYSLGATLHYLLTLRDPALSPFAFEPVSMVNPSVSTLFEQVLQRALEIKPENRFQTASDMARVLRGEVSIAEVTRSVGLVVQPRELSFDDLARRGEHVRAVDVHVVGGEAAECTVSCPHDGVIIEPARFTAARGRVRVKLRNDRFPRGEMVQSALAFSIPQASVTVPLTVAFRPTFVQSLPPALLGLIVLLFGGMAGAGAFSQMQTMTAEQRLLWTALALLTGATILSAVAAVKLRRADALGFAGFVALALSVPLLWFTDGQTDFSGGGALDALWPGALALASNATLLLFCTLLSPRQRQRVRPMLLAGYFGFPASALIMGFLADTTAAERALVTKALIWVGFSLGAVFLLLHRWMDRLQEREALGQDRASGGALAVGALFWVLLAAGWIWTGRLLGTSRQGVSSVIAQLVQRFVELPSALVGGESRGEVATGVMALLAAVLTIWASRAARGRRLLSGLVGGGFALAAVLSFSVVHLMAVRVDEGAARDLLSQLEKSPGRVIQSPSIRARFPHLVDYVTRLSRAIRLRLDGVDATAALQAGRKVLLERGAIPPAIDSQLRFLVRDAMLAAGYPQAKGVLPDPPPALAELSTTGLRVYAGTLEVPRPVTFFVMYHGCGTMPLSTDLEVAAAVLAQRVDAADIEGRFDDADREARLLRAVLDAAPSPTSPPLRFVAEMFSQRSKDLGRGGDRRIARGHRFLADANPLALAFFEAMRFRGMSLDERFDLLALVAPRSGVGDVGRLADLRGDIDERTWKACSELAAAYGRNEYARCLQIYNENQDVLWQSSSPFIYRVVRTCFLLSLDWRGGLRYDARLRATLRAKGVDSSAPDDFLAAWSHDMIGEHTAATVLYRSSLEKTAAAAAQTPRT